The genomic DNA CACTCAGTTTCACCGCCTTGATGTACTCCTCTTCCACCTTCGAGAGGGCGTTACTCCTGACGTACCGAGAGGTACCCTCCCAGGAGAACAGCCCGAACAAGACGATGAACAGGAACAGGCCCCCGCCCCAGATGTAGAGGATCAGCAGGTAGAGGATGAACGTAGGGAACGACTGCTGGATGTCGACCCACCGCATCAGGATCTCGTCGACCAGCCCACCGGCGTACGCGGCGGTGGTCCCGACGGCGGTCCCGATGGTGATCACGATCAGCGTCGCGATGAAGCCGATCTTCATGCTGATCTGCATCCCGTAGATGATGATCTTGAAGATGTCACGCCCCTGCTGGGTCGTCCCGAGCGGGTGTGCCAACGTCCCCTGGCAGGCACCGCCCGCGACGGTACCCACACAGTTGATCACGAAGTTCGTGTTCACCTCCATGAACATCGGCGGCTGGTACTTCCTGAACAGCGCCACTTCGGGCGCCGAGAGGAAGACGGGACCGACGATCCCAGCCAGGAAGATGAACAGGAGCCACCCGAGACTGACGAGTGCCGGGCGGTTCTTCTTGAACTGTCGCCAGTAGTACTTCGTCATCCGTGGGTTCTGGTACAACGGGAGGACCCCGTAGAACCCGAAGACGACGAGAGAGAGGCTGAACAGGTAGTCGAGTTGCGACACGTCGTAGCCCCAGCCGACGAACTCGAAGGTCGGGGTGTACTGTCCGAGTGCGACGAAGTCGTAGGCGAGCAGCGCCAGAATCGCCAGCGTCGTGACGACGGTCCCGAGGAAGTTCACCGAGAACCCTCTGCCACTCGACTGGCTGACCTCCTCCCAGTCGACCTCGTCGAATCGTTGGTTGGAATCTTGAGTTGCCATGCTTGTCTATCTGTCAGAGAAGTCGATGCGCGGATCCAGGACCGTGTACACGAGGTCCTGTAGCAGGTTCCCCACGGTCGCGACGAACGTGAAGAACAGTGTCGATCCGAGCACGACGTTGGTGTCTTGAGCGATGAGCGCGCTGAACAGGAGCCTCCCGAGCCCGGGAATCCCGAACACGACCTCGACCAACAGCGACGCTCCGGTGAACAAGTACAACAGGTACCCGACCAGCGTGGTCGAGACGGGTACCAGCGTCGGCCGGAGGACGTGCCGGAAGTAGATCCGGTAGATCGAGACCCCCTTCGCACGCGCCGTCTTCACGAAGTCCGCGTTGACGTACTCGGCGGCTTCGTTGCGCGACACGCGCATGAGTCCACCGATGGACCCCGTGACGAGCACGAACACGGGGACCACCAACTGGACGAAGTTGTCCCAACTGAACACGGCTACGTCGGTGTCGTAGATGATCGGGATCCACTCCAACTCGACCCCGAACACCAACAGCAGTATGATCCCGAAGAAGAAGTTCGGGATGGCGTACCCGAAGAACGCGAAGCCGGTGGCTAAGTGGTCACGCCAGCTGTACTGGTTCGCGGCCGAGTACAGCCCGACGACGGGACCGATCAGGATAGTGAGCAGCGTCCACGGTATGGAGTACTGCGCAGTGTAGAACAGGGCGTTCAGGATCGCCTCTGTCACCGGTTGACTCCGTGTGTCGGACCACCCCCACTGGAGGGTGTAGATACTCGACACGTAGTCGACGTACCGCACCCACGGCGGTCGGTCGAGCCCGAGTCGTTGCCTCGCGTCTTCGCGCGCCTCGTTCGGGTTACCGCCCTCGAGTGCCGCCTGTGTCGACGCTGCTCGAACCTCCGGGTTCGGCGCAGCAGCCAACAGGCCCCACGTGATCGAGACGATGATGAACGTCACGAAGAACGCCCATGCGACACGTCTAGTTACGTACCATCCCATTCCCATGTGTGTAATCTCCTGTCAAACAGTGGTTCTCGACGGTCGTTGAAAAACGATACGGACGGGGGCGAGAGGCGTTACTCCTCTCGGTACCAGGCGTCGCCGTTCCAGCCGTTGAAGAAGTTCTCGGCGGGACCGACGATGTCGCTGGAGTACCCGGACTGATCCGGAGTGAACGCCAGCATCCCCATCGGCTGATCCTCGGCGATCTTCGTGAAGATCTCTGCCAACGTCGACTTCAGCTCCTCCTCACTGGACGCCGTGGACGCCTGGTTGAACAGCTCCTTGGCGTTCCAGGACGGGTAGTACCCGTACGGGTTGTAGAAGGAGTCCTTGATGAAGAACACGGACCCGGTGGTCGGGTTCAGCGGGTAGGTGTTCAGCCCGTAGACCAGCGACATGTCCCAGCCGTTCTGGCTCGTCGCCTTCGTCCGCGGCCCGGCGTTGTAGTTCCCGTTACTCCACTCGAGGGAGTCGGCGTTGTCCGGAATCTCCTGCTGCCAGTACTTGTTCGCGAACTGAGCGCCCTGAATGGCCTCGACGCGAACGTCGATACCGGCGTTCTTCGAGAACTCCTGTGCGACGAACTCAGCCGTCGCCTTCTCCGTGTTCTGTCCGGCGCTGTGGAAGAGGTTGAGCGACACCTGATCGCCCTCGGGGTTGACCAGCGTGTCTCCCTGGTAGGCGTAGTCCGTGTCGGCGATGGCCTCCTTGATCCGGCTCTGGGTCGCCTCCTTGCCGTAGAGGTCGCCGTCCGGGTTCCCGAACTCCGCGACCGGCTCTTCGGGGTACCACTTCGACCAGCGGGGCTGCCAGGTGTACTCCGGCTCCGCGAGCCCACGGTAGACACCCTTCACGAGCCGCTTCTTGTCGACGGCACACCCCAGTGCACGGCGGAACTTCCGCTTCCGGAACAGGTTGCCCGGACCGGTGTTCCACCCGTTGGCCCGCATGTTGTAGACGAGCGGGACGTTGTACGGCTGGGGGATGATCTCGACGTTGACGCTGTCGAGGTCACGGAACTTCGACACGCGGTTCGGCGGGATGGCGGCGTAGTCGGTGTCGCCCGTCTCCAGCGCACCGAGTCGCGACGACTGCTCTTCAACGACGCGGAGTCGGTACGTGTCGAAGTACGGAGCCTTCTCGAACAGCTCGAACTCGTCGGTCGCCTCCCGCATGAAGAACTCGTCGTTGCGGGTGAACCGGAGTTCGTTACCACGGTTCCACTCTTCGAGCTTGTACGGCCCGAGGTTCCCCGTGAACGACAGGTTGTTGAGCTCCTCGTCCTGCTTGAGCCCCTCGGCGTCCTCCTCGTTGACGTACGGCTCCAGCAGTCCCTTCGGGACCGGGTAGAGGATCGGGTCGTACGTCTCGGGGTACAGCAGGTTCGCCTCCGGCAGTTCGATCTGGATCTCGTACTCGCCGGTCTGCTGGATCGACTCGACCGTGTCGCTCCCCCAGGAGTCGCTGTCCGAGGTCGCGGTCCACTCCGCCTGCTGGAGTTCTTGGACCTGGTAGACGAAGTCCTCGGCGGTGACTTCGCCGTACGGGTCACTGAACTTCATGTTGTCGCGCACCGACGCGACCCAGACCTTCCCACCGTCGTCGGTCTCGAGCGACTCCCAGGCCTGTCCGAGGTACCGAGTCCCCGGTTTGAAGCCGTACGTCGTGAGCAGCGTCTGGGCGATGGCACCGGCTGCCGTGTTCTCCGTGTTGTAGATCCCGTTCAGGGTCTCGATCGGGCTCGAGATAACCGAAGTGTACGTCCCACCGACTTCCGGAAGGTCACTTCGTGGGGTCGGCGTGTCCGTCTCCGTCCCGAGGGCATCGCCATCGGTCTCGGTTGCCGTACCGGTCTCGGTCGCCTCGCTGCCACCACCGGAACAGCCGGCGAGTGCGGCTGCTCCGCCGATTCCCATGGCGCCGAGCCACTTCCGGCGATTGATACTTCTGTCGTCACCACGTCTGTGTGGGAGTGTCATCCACTCGTATGCTCCACCTTGCCGTATATAATCTCTTTGATCCACTCCGCCAGTGAGCGGTTGTAATGGCTGAAATTCGAATTTCAGCCACGGCTCCGTCGCCGAGTCTCGCGAATCACCGATAGTCGACCGTTACAGACTTCTCACCCGCGAGTGTGGTGGTGAGACCCGTCCGTCGTTCGGGTGACTCCCACCGTAACTGGCGGTGGTTCACCCCGGTGTCTACGCCACCGTGTCACCGAGCCAACACGGATCGTCGGGCACCGGACACACTGGTCACTGCGGCACCGTCTCACGGGCGGGTCGGCTCTCCGCCGAGAGCGTCTCACCGTCGGAGAAGTCGGTCGGAAACCACGCGGGACTCGCGCGGTCGGACGTGACCCGTCTCACTCGCCGTCGGCGGCCCGAACACGTTCGGCGTGGCGTTCGAGTGCCGCGGCGACCGCCTTGGCCTCGTCGGGGTCGAGGTGGACCCGTTCGGCGTGTGCGGGCAGGCCGGTCTCGGTGTGGTCCGCCTCGACCTCCAGTCGCACCTCGTCGGGGTCGGTCCTGTCGGCGGTCACGTTCAACACACCGAGCGTCCGCACCGCCTCGGTACCGGTCTCGTCGTAGTTCGCGCCCGCCTCGGTGTCGGTGCCGCGGGTCGCCGTCGGTCCCCCACTCCCACCGTCGTCACCACGCGACTCTGCGGCAGCCGCGGACTCTGCAGTGGCTGCGCCCCCAGACGGGTCGACACGACGGAGTGTCGTCACGTCCGCCACGTCGTTGGTCGTGTAGGCGTTGACGCGGAGCAGTCGGTCCGGCATCCGTCAGTCGTCCGCCTCGGCGGGGTACTCGTCGGAGTGGACCGGCGCCGGCCCGTCGTCCATCCCGTCCTCCTCGGCGTAGGGGTACCACGTCGTCTTCGTGTTGTGCATGTACGGGTCCTCGTAGCTGGTCTCCTCGGGCTCGACCAACTCCGCGAGGGCTTCCTCGTCGCGCTCTTCGACGAACTCGCGGAAGCTCTCGCCGTCCTCGCGTGCCTCGGCGAACCCGTCGAGGAGGTTCTCGATGGCACCCGGCACCTCGTCGGCCGGAATGCGCTGGGCGACCCAGTCGGCGAACCGCGGGTCCTCGCCGAGACCGCCGCCGAGTCCCACGTCGAGCGCCTCGACGGCCTCGCCGTCCTTCCGCGTCTTCATCCCGCGGAGACTCACGTCGGCGATCTGCGGCTGGGCACACGACGCCGTACACCCCGAGAGGTGGACGTGGAACTCCTCGACACTCTCGGGCAACTCGACGTTCTCCTTGAGCCACCGCGCGTACCGCACCTGCCGGTTCTTCGTCTCCACGATGGACAACGAGCAGAACTCCGTCCCGGTGCACGCGACCGACCCGCGCATGAACGGGTTCGGGTCCGGGGCGTAGTCGTCCAACAGCGGCTCGTCGAGGAACGCCTCCAGGTCGCTCTCGGGCACGTCGGTGACGATCACGTTCTGCCGCTGGGTGAGACGCGCCTCGCCGCTGCCGTACTCGTCGGCCAACTTGGCCAACTCCAGTACGTCCGCGGCACCCATCCGCCCGACCAGGACGTTCAGTCCGACGTAGAAGTTGCCGTCGTCCTGCCGGTGGACGCCGACGTGGTCATGGTCGCCGCCGGGGTACTGCGCGGCGACGCCGCCGTCGGCGGCCGCGCCGTCGGCGTGGTCGTGGCCGCCGGCGCCCGGCCCGTCGCCGGCGTTGTAGGTGTACTGGTCGCGCAGGTCCTCGCCGGCCCGCTCCAACTCGAAGTCGACGAACTCCTCCTGGAGTGTCTGGCGGATCTCCTCCGGGCCCCACTCGTCGACGAGGAACTTCATTCGGGCGTTGTAGCGGTCCTCGCGGTCGCCGTACTCGTCGAACAACAGCGAGAGGCCACCCGAGACGGCCTCGGCCTGCTCCGGCGTGACGAACACGTCGATGTCGCGAGCGAGCCGCGGCTCGTTGCGCGAGAGGCCGCCGCCGACGCGGACGTTGAACCCCATCCGACCGTCCTTCTCGGCGGGCTCCAAGGCGAGGTCGTTGATGTCACCCTGTCCACACCCCTCGCGGCAACCGGTGACGGACACCTTCCACTTCCGCGGGAGGTTCGCGTGATCCTCGTCGCCTTTGAACGTCTCGTTGAGGTTCTCGGCGACCGGGAGCGCGTCGACGACCTCGTTCGCGTCCTTCCCGGCGACCGGACAGCCGACGATGTTGCGCCAGGAGTCGCCACAGGCCTGCTGGGTCGTCAGGCCGTTCGACTCCAGTTTGTCGAAGATCTCGGGGACGTCTTCGAGTCTGATCCAGTGGAGTTGGATCGACTGCCGCGTCGTGAAGTCGGCGTAGGCGGCGCCGAACTCGGGGTTCTCCGCCGGACCGCGGGCGTACTCGTCGGCGATCTCGCCGACGACTTCCAGCTGCCCCGGCTCCAAGATTCCGTTCGGCGTCCCGATCCGCATCATGAAGTAGCTCTCTTGCCCGGCGCGCTGGTGGTACAACCCCCACCACTTGAAGCGCTCGAACCAGGCGTCGTGTTCGTCTTCGGGGATCGACTCCCACCCCCGTTCTGCGAACTCCATCAAGTGCTCGCGGATCTCCTGACCGTAGACCTCTGACTTCCACTCCTCCACGTCGGTGGGCATACACCACCTCACGACCGACGGCGCCTAAACGGGTCTCACCCGACCAATCGTTACGGGTTCTACACAGAATCGGCAACAGTCGCCGGTTACTTGCCGGGCCGCCGCGACCCGAGACCAGAGGCGGGTGCGTCGGGTGCGACCTCGCGGAACACCCGCGATTCGGGTGTGTGAGAGTTCGGCTCGTCTGTCTCGCCGTCCCGTCGGTCCACCGAGGCGTCCGGGTCTGGGTCCGCGACGATCCGACCGACCGGCAACCAGTCGGTGGTCGCACTCTCGTCACACTGGATACAGGTTCCGTACGCGCGGACCTCGACCGTCCGACCGGTGACCCCGACACGAGTGAACCCCTCCAGCACGAAGTCCGCCGTCGCACAGTCGCAGAAGCCGCCGAGCCGCCAGAGCCCGCCGACACCGACGGTGCGGTCGTCGTCGACGGAGAGCCACGCGCCGTCGTCGAGGATACGTACGGAGACCGTCACGCGACACATTTCGGTGTCCAGGCACTTTCACTCGGTGGTCTCGACAACGGTAAACGGAACCGGTGACACTCGATTCGGCACTCGAAACCTCCACGTACTGCGATTGTCCGGGTTCTCGGCAGTCACGAGAACCAGCAACGATTTCCCGTACCCCCGTTCCACGGAGACGCTTGTGTCCGTCCGTACGTTGATAGTGGTACCACTCGTGTGACCCTCCGTGAACGGAGACACCCGACCGCGAGAGCACGTCTCGGCCGACGTGGCACCGGAGCTGTTCGACGCCGGGTCGTCGAGAGACCGTGACTGGGAGTGGGACGGATGACGGGAGGGCCGGACGACGGAGTGACCGCCGAGACGAGTGCCGAGAGTCCGAGTCCCGGCGACACCGCCGAGATCGCCGCCAACGACGGCGAAGGGGCGACCGCCAACGACGGTGAAGAGACTGCCGACGGTGACGCCGACGAGGAGCCCGCGGAGCGTGACGACGTCGGCTCACACCTCGACGACGTCGATCCCGGCTGCGGCTGTGCCGAGGTCTGGGAGACGATGTCCGAGCAGCGCTCGGAGTGACTCCCCGAGTGGTGTCGACAGCCTCCGCCGGCTCGTCTACTCTCCCGGTCCGGACGGCGTTCGGCCCGCAACGAGGGTCGCTGGGTGATTTCGCCGCAATTCTGGTTTGAAACTCGAAACTACTGTCAATTCTAACATGCGAGGCAATTAGCGGACCGAAGGTTACAAGTAAGTTCGCCGGGGGGTGTACACCAGTGTGACAACCGGTACGCGTCTGGCTCCCGGCCGTCGACTGATCTCGCCGCGTGTGTTCACCGCGGTCGGCGTAGCCACCGGTCTCTACTGTCTGTACGCGCTGGCGACGGCGACGGTGTCGACGCGGGGAGGCGTGCCGGAGGTCGCGTGGGAGGTGGCGCTGCTCGGTGTCCCGGCGGTGGGCCACGCCGTCACGGGGTACTGGCTCGAGACCGCGGGGCTAGACGACGAGGTCGTGTGGCGGATCGGCGTCGTCGCGGCGACGGGTGCGGTCGTCGGCGTGACGACGACGCTGGTGGTACTCCCGCTGGTGATCGGTGACGCGACGCTCGACACGGGACTGTTCCTGCTCGTCGCGACCGGGACCGAGGGTGCGTTACTCGGTGCACTCGGGGCCGCGGTGTGGCTCCCCGCGGTCCCGTTGGGTCGGCGTGGCCCGCCGTCCGTGACGGTGGGCGACGGCTCTGGCACCGACCACCGAACCACCGGCGCCACTCGCGACGAGTCTGCGCCGCCTCGGCTCCCGACACCGGACTCGGCCCGCACCGAGCCGGTGGACTCGGCCCGCACCGAGCCGGTGGACCCGGCCCGACTGGGGACGGAGCACGGGGTTGCCGAGGAGCCCCCGACAGCCACCGAGGAGGCGACGAGAAGAGTGGGATCGCCGGCGGGAGACGAACCTGTGACACCGGACGAGACGGTCGAACGACTCCGGACCCTCCACTCGCTCGTCAGACACGACGTTCGCAACAGTGTGAACGTGCTCTCGGGCCGCCTCGACCTGTTGCTCGACGAACTCGAGGTGGACGACGACCCGCACTTGGCAGCCATCGACAGACAGACCGACGAGATTCTCACCCTGTTGGCGGACGTGGAGGTCGCCGTCGAAGCCGTCACGGCGGACCGTTCCCGAGAGCCGGTGTCGGTGTCGCGTGTCGTCGACGAGGCGGTGGCGGCACTCGACGACAGCTACCGCGGTGTGGAGGTGAGTGTCTCGGTGCCGGAGACGGCGGTCGTCCGGGC from Halobaculum sp. MBLA0147 includes the following:
- a CDS encoding DUF6360 family protein; the protein is MPDRLLRVNAYTTNDVADVTTLRRVDPSGGAATAESAAAAESRGDDGGSGGPTATRGTDTEAGANYDETGTEAVRTLGVLNVTADRTDPDEVRLEVEADHTETGLPAHAERVHLDPDEAKAVAAALERHAERVRAADGE
- a CDS encoding ABC transporter permease, with protein sequence MATQDSNQRFDEVDWEEVSQSSGRGFSVNFLGTVVTTLAILALLAYDFVALGQYTPTFEFVGWGYDVSQLDYLFSLSLVVFGFYGVLPLYQNPRMTKYYWRQFKKNRPALVSLGWLLFIFLAGIVGPVFLSAPEVALFRKYQPPMFMEVNTNFVINCVGTVAGGACQGTLAHPLGTTQQGRDIFKIIIYGMQISMKIGFIATLIVITIGTAVGTTAAYAGGLVDEILMRWVDIQQSFPTFILYLLILYIWGGGLFLFIVLFGLFSWEGTSRYVRSNALSKVEEEYIKAVKLSGASTYRIVRRHIVPNTASSIITDVTLLVPGFILAEAQLAFLGLGDSTVPSWGQLISTGRDDLGFAPWITLAPGIFLFLTILAFNFLGDALLDALNPEASAENES
- a CDS encoding sensor histidine kinase, with the protein product MTTGTRLAPGRRLISPRVFTAVGVATGLYCLYALATATVSTRGGVPEVAWEVALLGVPAVGHAVTGYWLETAGLDDEVVWRIGVVAATGAVVGVTTTLVVLPLVIGDATLDTGLFLLVATGTEGALLGALGAAVWLPAVPLGRRGPPSVTVGDGSGTDHRTTGATRDESAPPRLPTPDSARTEPVDSARTEPVDPARLGTEHGVAEEPPTATEEATRRVGSPAGDEPVTPDETVERLRTLHSLVRHDVRNSVNVLSGRLDLLLDELEVDDDPHLAAIDRQTDEILTLLADVEVAVEAVTADRSREPVSVSRVVDEAVAALDDSYRGVEVSVSVPETAVVRADELLSNVVENVLSNAVRHHDRDTVAIDVTATLDDHTVTLVVTDDGPGIPDRLLPEVLNPEVGEGSGMGLYLVDTLVDDYGGSVSVASPGERGTTVEIELPRATEPSDEVAA
- a CDS encoding ABC transporter permease, producing the protein MGMGWYVTRRVAWAFFVTFIIVSITWGLLAAAPNPEVRAASTQAALEGGNPNEAREDARQRLGLDRPPWVRYVDYVSSIYTLQWGWSDTRSQPVTEAILNALFYTAQYSIPWTLLTILIGPVVGLYSAANQYSWRDHLATGFAFFGYAIPNFFFGIILLLVFGVELEWIPIIYDTDVAVFSWDNFVQLVVPVFVLVTGSIGGLMRVSRNEAAEYVNADFVKTARAKGVSIYRIYFRHVLRPTLVPVSTTLVGYLLYLFTGASLLVEVVFGIPGLGRLLFSALIAQDTNVVLGSTLFFTFVATVGNLLQDLVYTVLDPRIDFSDR
- a CDS encoding nitrite/sulfite reductase; its protein translation is MPTDVEEWKSEVYGQEIREHLMEFAERGWESIPEDEHDAWFERFKWWGLYHQRAGQESYFMMRIGTPNGILEPGQLEVVGEIADEYARGPAENPEFGAAYADFTTRQSIQLHWIRLEDVPEIFDKLESNGLTTQQACGDSWRNIVGCPVAGKDANEVVDALPVAENLNETFKGDEDHANLPRKWKVSVTGCREGCGQGDINDLALEPAEKDGRMGFNVRVGGGLSRNEPRLARDIDVFVTPEQAEAVSGGLSLLFDEYGDREDRYNARMKFLVDEWGPEEIRQTLQEEFVDFELERAGEDLRDQYTYNAGDGPGAGGHDHADGAAADGGVAAQYPGGDHDHVGVHRQDDGNFYVGLNVLVGRMGAADVLELAKLADEYGSGEARLTQRQNVIVTDVPESDLEAFLDEPLLDDYAPDPNPFMRGSVACTGTEFCSLSIVETKNRQVRYARWLKENVELPESVEEFHVHLSGCTASCAQPQIADVSLRGMKTRKDGEAVEALDVGLGGGLGEDPRFADWVAQRIPADEVPGAIENLLDGFAEAREDGESFREFVEERDEEALAELVEPEETSYEDPYMHNTKTTWYPYAEEDGMDDGPAPVHSDEYPAEADD
- a CDS encoding ABC transporter substrate-binding protein, yielding MGIGGAAALAGCSGGGSEATETGTATETDGDALGTETDTPTPRSDLPEVGGTYTSVISSPIETLNGIYNTENTAAGAIAQTLLTTYGFKPGTRYLGQAWESLETDDGGKVWVASVRDNMKFSDPYGEVTAEDFVYQVQELQQAEWTATSDSDSWGSDTVESIQQTGEYEIQIELPEANLLYPETYDPILYPVPKGLLEPYVNEEDAEGLKQDEELNNLSFTGNLGPYKLEEWNRGNELRFTRNDEFFMREATDEFELFEKAPYFDTYRLRVVEEQSSRLGALETGDTDYAAIPPNRVSKFRDLDSVNVEIIPQPYNVPLVYNMRANGWNTGPGNLFRKRKFRRALGCAVDKKRLVKGVYRGLAEPEYTWQPRWSKWYPEEPVAEFGNPDGDLYGKEATQSRIKEAIADTDYAYQGDTLVNPEGDQVSLNLFHSAGQNTEKATAEFVAQEFSKNAGIDVRVEAIQGAQFANKYWQQEIPDNADSLEWSNGNYNAGPRTKATSQNGWDMSLVYGLNTYPLNPTTGSVFFIKDSFYNPYGYYPSWNAKELFNQASTASSEEELKSTLAEIFTKIAEDQPMGMLAFTPDQSGYSSDIVGPAENFFNGWNGDAWYREE